From the Prosthecobacter dejongeii genome, one window contains:
- a CDS encoding S8 family serine peptidase → MRSPTQRLLAATALMLFSIGLWQMLRRVDPATISSPEKTTQVTSTSHRGITSAQTSNGTVTLEKPATKQDKFAGREVIAEKETVQQVAGIQQVKRVRLLRDPSFKYPLIRVEDELVRGPEGDRLIRQVAMVGDHVLVKPADAHMSEDVLLARLKAEGATLRRKMPASGTWLIAFSKPDLETVPRMVTEISAIKNMVRYAEPDFIMSTHAVPNDTAFGELWAMHNTGQNSGIADADVDAPEAWALTTGSRAVKVAIIDSGIDLTHPDLAPNLWTNPREEAAASGLDDDNNGYIDDVRGWDFVNNDAIPQDDHGHGTHCAGTIGAVGNNNTGVAGICWNVSLIALKTLNANGNGTLSDGIEAIAYSTSLGVTLTSNSWTGGEYSQAMADVIEEANEAGILFIAAAGNNSSYTEYYPEYPASYPGTNIISVAATTRQDGLAAFSNYGPISTDLGAPGQDIYSAARGGGYVYNSGTSMACPHVAGACALLKAFRPTLTHTSIRNLILKSVDQIPSLAGKTVTGGRLNLYNALLASDDILVTPGSGLVALGPLGGPFTPPNKVYTLTNDTETAATWTATVDKTWITLTPPSGQLSAGESMTFTASINAQANELPAGTHVATLTVLNSSTGRTQLRSLAVQVNSVPVYQFDLETDPGWPRTGEWAYGVPQGGGGLAYGRPDPKSGATGSKVLGINLTGDYSTDIAPPQYLTAGPFNLTDHLSTRLRFQRWLNSDYQTWVYATVQVSSDGSTWNTLWENGSTPYSDSAWTEMEYDLSAYADGKPQVYIRWGHQVANFGTYPYSGWNLDDIQILGAPKHQMTLTLPASLIEGSSAGPARIRVNPAPPAPLIVNLASSRPGAELHLPFYVTVPAGALEVNFEVSAIQDIFVDGSQPVTVTATALDYPTSVATMLVHDDEQGVLTLNTPASFVEGSGEVLHSASLQLAQPAEANIVISLQSSDTTEMQVPATVTLPQGQQSVSIPLTFPEDVVIDGSQTVTLTAAVTNWPNAQRNLTVTDNESRQITLTLPAKRRESAGTLNEGGSVNVAGLLATALTVNLTSSDTTELTVPATVTIPAGSASARFALQLQDDVLTDGDQVVTVTASSASFLTATTSMSVTDDEVPALPVLPTPTNGQDPTHPKTSLTWQYDADSGASPESYQIYFGTRPDPTELLGSTSATTWQFPLPGLRSATQYYWRIVARRGSATRSGAIWSFKTPPVGPLHHFVWDPTPAAVALGVSFPVRVTAVDQYDIPLARYESQTPFTAQLKQPESTTGTGTYPWTFPLATNYHDARSQIIYTPAEAGPAGRLTALAIEVNTPPGQPLTQFTLRLKHTTKTDYLSAGLTWENEEWTTVYATEQTFSTPGWTWFVFTTPFDYDGTRNLMVDISFNNAGFTTDGTTRTTITSDYRTLAFRTDSGYGDPLTWAGNYPTPLAYNGLPNLRLRRADQEVPLSPETSGPFNGATWSGQITLLDSGSGLRLKARDAANAALFGLSDPLDVVVVEDFVLASEPLFTGGLSNTLSGESLGDGYEYEFQRATQADFSDAASSGYVTSPQHLFSPLTDGKLYHFRGRARTGGALGKWSPVERSTQDATPPTLAFTQPSGGLTALDRVNLGGAGTDSVSGISNVMVNDIVGISQDAFANWSAPALSLAEGLNTFTLTATDKAVPPNVRNVTWTITRITDPEADANGDGITSLMDYAFHTASHSPSKALPIISAAKHPDTGQTHLILSYRRLISNPSQVLYQVETSDGLQAWQPLSAPIEYLSITPTGDGVTELVQVRLHPSIEIQKRRFARVRVETSASE, encoded by the coding sequence ATGAGATCCCCCACCCAGCGCCTTTTGGCAGCCACGGCTCTGATGCTATTCAGCATCGGTCTCTGGCAGATGCTGCGCCGGGTAGATCCCGCCACGATCTCAAGCCCAGAAAAGACTACTCAGGTCACCTCCACTTCTCATCGTGGCATCACGAGTGCTCAGACTAGCAATGGCACCGTCACCCTAGAAAAACCGGCGACAAAGCAGGATAAATTCGCAGGGCGCGAAGTCATTGCAGAAAAAGAAACCGTTCAGCAAGTCGCCGGCATCCAGCAAGTAAAACGCGTGCGCCTGCTGCGTGATCCCTCCTTCAAATATCCCCTCATTCGCGTGGAAGATGAGCTGGTGCGCGGACCGGAGGGAGATCGCCTCATTCGCCAAGTGGCCATGGTGGGAGATCATGTCTTGGTGAAACCCGCCGACGCTCACATGAGCGAGGACGTCTTGCTAGCACGACTCAAAGCCGAGGGGGCAACCCTACGCCGCAAGATGCCTGCCTCAGGCACCTGGCTCATCGCTTTCAGCAAACCCGATCTAGAGACCGTGCCGCGCATGGTCACGGAGATCAGTGCGATCAAAAACATGGTGCGGTATGCCGAGCCCGATTTCATCATGAGCACCCATGCCGTGCCCAATGACACCGCTTTCGGCGAACTCTGGGCCATGCATAACACGGGCCAAAACAGCGGCATCGCCGATGCCGATGTGGATGCTCCCGAAGCCTGGGCTCTCACCACCGGCAGCCGTGCGGTCAAAGTAGCCATCATTGACTCCGGCATTGACCTCACCCATCCCGACCTAGCGCCCAATCTCTGGACCAATCCCCGTGAAGAGGCGGCGGCCAGTGGGCTGGATGATGACAACAACGGCTACATTGATGACGTGAGGGGATGGGACTTCGTGAATAACGACGCCATACCGCAGGATGATCACGGCCATGGCACGCACTGCGCAGGCACCATCGGGGCCGTAGGAAACAACAACACAGGCGTGGCAGGCATCTGCTGGAATGTTTCCCTCATCGCGCTCAAGACACTCAATGCCAACGGTAATGGCACACTTTCAGACGGGATCGAAGCCATTGCTTACTCCACGAGCTTGGGCGTCACGCTTACCTCCAATTCCTGGACGGGAGGAGAGTACTCCCAGGCCATGGCCGACGTGATCGAAGAGGCCAATGAAGCCGGCATTCTGTTCATCGCTGCGGCAGGCAACAACAGCTCCTACACGGAATACTACCCTGAATATCCCGCGAGTTATCCGGGCACGAACATCATCTCCGTGGCTGCCACGACTCGCCAGGATGGCCTCGCCGCATTCTCCAACTACGGCCCCATTTCCACTGATCTTGGGGCTCCCGGTCAGGACATTTACAGCGCGGCCCGGGGCGGGGGTTACGTTTACAACAGCGGCACCTCCATGGCCTGCCCACACGTGGCTGGGGCCTGCGCCCTTTTAAAAGCCTTCCGTCCCACGCTGACCCACACCAGCATCCGCAATCTCATCCTTAAATCCGTGGATCAGATCCCCTCCCTGGCGGGGAAAACCGTCACTGGCGGGCGGCTGAATCTCTACAACGCCCTCCTGGCCAGTGATGACATCCTGGTGACCCCAGGCAGTGGATTGGTCGCGCTCGGGCCACTCGGCGGCCCTTTCACCCCACCTAACAAGGTTTACACCCTAACGAATGATACCGAGACGGCAGCCACCTGGACCGCCACCGTGGATAAAACTTGGATCACCCTCACCCCACCCAGCGGCCAACTTTCTGCGGGTGAAAGCATGACCTTCACCGCCAGCATCAATGCCCAGGCGAATGAGCTTCCCGCAGGCACCCACGTCGCGACCCTCACGGTGCTAAACTCCAGCACGGGCCGCACGCAGCTCCGCAGCCTAGCGGTGCAGGTGAATTCCGTGCCCGTGTATCAGTTTGATCTGGAAACGGATCCCGGCTGGCCGCGCACCGGCGAGTGGGCCTACGGCGTGCCACAAGGAGGTGGGGGCCTGGCCTATGGGCGCCCGGATCCCAAAAGCGGTGCCACCGGCAGCAAGGTCTTGGGCATCAACTTAACAGGTGATTACTCCACCGACATCGCGCCCCCGCAATACCTCACCGCCGGGCCCTTCAATCTCACGGATCACCTCAGCACCCGCCTGCGATTCCAGCGCTGGTTAAATTCGGACTATCAGACCTGGGTGTATGCCACGGTGCAGGTCTCCTCCGATGGCAGCACCTGGAACACGCTGTGGGAAAACGGTAGCACGCCCTACAGCGACTCCGCCTGGACGGAGATGGAGTATGACCTCTCCGCCTATGCCGATGGCAAGCCGCAGGTGTACATCCGCTGGGGGCACCAGGTGGCTAACTTTGGCACTTACCCCTACTCCGGCTGGAATCTGGATGACATCCAGATCCTAGGTGCGCCGAAGCACCAGATGACGCTCACGCTCCCTGCTTCCCTGATCGAAGGCAGCTCCGCAGGTCCCGCCAGGATCCGCGTGAACCCGGCCCCACCCGCGCCTCTGATTGTCAATCTGGCCTCCAGCCGCCCTGGGGCAGAACTCCATCTGCCGTTTTACGTCACTGTCCCCGCTGGGGCCCTGGAGGTGAATTTTGAAGTCTCGGCCATTCAGGACATCTTCGTGGACGGTAGCCAGCCCGTCACCGTCACCGCCACTGCCCTGGATTACCCCACCAGCGTCGCGACCATGCTGGTGCACGATGATGAACAAGGCGTTTTGACCCTCAACACGCCAGCCAGTTTTGTGGAAGGCAGCGGCGAAGTCCTCCACAGCGCGAGCCTGCAACTGGCCCAGCCTGCTGAGGCCAACATCGTCATTTCTCTGCAATCCAGCGATACCACGGAGATGCAAGTTCCCGCCACTGTCACCCTCCCCCAAGGCCAGCAGAGCGTCTCCATCCCGCTCACTTTTCCGGAAGATGTCGTCATTGATGGCAGTCAAACCGTCACGCTCACTGCTGCCGTCACCAACTGGCCTAACGCCCAACGTAACCTGACCGTCACGGACAATGAGTCCCGCCAGATCACCCTCACTCTGCCAGCCAAACGCCGGGAAAGTGCGGGCACACTCAATGAAGGCGGCAGCGTCAATGTGGCAGGCCTGCTAGCCACCGCACTCACGGTGAACCTAACCAGCAGTGATACCACCGAGCTAACCGTCCCAGCGACCGTGACCATCCCCGCAGGCAGTGCCTCGGCCCGGTTTGCCCTGCAACTGCAAGACGATGTGCTGACTGATGGGGACCAAGTCGTGACCGTCACCGCCAGCAGCGCCAGCTTCCTCACCGCGACAACCAGCATGAGCGTGACGGATGATGAAGTGCCTGCTCTACCCGTGCTGCCCACCCCCACCAATGGGCAAGACCCCACGCATCCTAAAACCAGCCTCACCTGGCAGTATGATGCGGACAGTGGAGCCTCCCCAGAAAGCTATCAAATCTACTTTGGCACCCGGCCAGACCCCACGGAACTTCTAGGCAGCACCAGCGCCACCACCTGGCAGTTCCCTTTGCCTGGGCTCCGCTCCGCCACGCAGTATTACTGGCGCATCGTGGCACGCCGCGGCAGTGCCACACGCTCTGGAGCCATTTGGTCCTTTAAAACGCCACCCGTGGGCCCTCTACACCACTTTGTGTGGGACCCCACCCCCGCCGCGGTGGCTCTAGGTGTGTCCTTCCCCGTGCGAGTGACGGCGGTGGACCAGTATGACATTCCTCTAGCCCGTTATGAGAGCCAGACCCCGTTCACTGCGCAGCTCAAACAACCCGAATCCACCACCGGAACGGGTACCTACCCGTGGACCTTTCCTCTGGCGACCAACTACCACGATGCCCGCAGCCAGATTATCTACACCCCGGCTGAGGCTGGGCCCGCAGGGCGACTCACCGCACTAGCGATCGAAGTCAACACGCCCCCAGGGCAGCCTTTGACCCAGTTTACCCTGCGGCTCAAACACACCACGAAGACCGACTACCTTAGCGCGGGTTTGACCTGGGAAAATGAAGAGTGGACCACCGTCTATGCAACGGAACAAACCTTCAGCACTCCAGGCTGGACCTGGTTCGTTTTCACCACCCCTTTTGACTACGATGGTACACGAAACCTCATGGTGGACATCAGTTTTAACAATGCGGGTTTTACCACGGACGGCACCACCCGCACCACCATCACCAGTGACTACCGCACCCTCGCCTTTCGGACTGATAGTGGTTATGGAGACCCCCTGACCTGGGCAGGGAACTATCCCACCCCTCTCGCCTACAATGGCCTGCCAAATTTACGGCTCCGCCGCGCCGACCAAGAAGTCCCCCTCAGCCCTGAAACCAGTGGCCCCTTCAACGGAGCCACGTGGAGTGGGCAGATCACCCTGCTGGACAGTGGCAGTGGCCTCCGCCTGAAGGCACGAGACGCTGCAAATGCCGCTCTTTTTGGCCTCTCCGATCCGCTGGATGTCGTGGTGGTGGAGGACTTTGTCCTCGCTTCAGAGCCGCTTTTTACGGGGGGGCTTTCCAATACCCTCAGCGGTGAATCTTTGGGTGATGGCTACGAATATGAATTTCAGCGGGCCACGCAGGCGGACTTCAGCGATGCCGCGTCCAGCGGCTACGTGACCTCTCCGCAGCACCTTTTCAGCCCATTGACGGATGGGAAGCTCTATCACTTCCGGGGTCGTGCGCGGACTGGCGGGGCCTTGGGCAAGTGGTCACCGGTGGAGCGCTCCACCCAAGATGCCACCCCTCCCACCCTCGCCTTCACCCAGCCATCCGGGGGCCTCACAGCCCTTGATCGGGTGAATCTAGGCGGTGCGGGGACAGACTCCGTCAGTGGCATCAGCAACGTGATGGTGAATGACATCGTGGGCATCTCCCAGGATGCCTTCGCAAACTGGAGCGCGCCGGCTCTATCGCTGGCCGAAGGACTCAATACTTTCACCCTCACCGCCACCGACAAGGCCGTGCCGCCCAATGTCCGCAACGTCACGTGGACCATCACCCGCATCACGGATCCCGAAGCGGACGCCAATGGCGATGGCATCACTTCCCTGATGGATTATGCCTTCCACACAGCAAGCCATTCTCCGTCCAAAGCCCTGCCCATCATCTCAGCGGCCAAACATCCAGATACGGGCCAGACCCACCTCATCCTCAGCTACCGCCGCCTCATCAGCAATCCCTCCCAGGTTCTTTACCAGGTGGAAACCAGCGATGGCCTCCAGGCCTGGCAACCTCTGTCAGCCCCCATTGAATACCTCTCCATCACCCCTACCGGAGATGGCGTGACTGAATTGGTCCAAGTACGACTGCATCCCAGTATCGAAATCCAGAAGCGCCGCTTCGCCCGCGTCCGCGTGGAGACCTCTGCCAGCGAATGA